The Elaeis guineensis isolate ETL-2024a chromosome 14, EG11, whole genome shotgun sequence genome has a segment encoding these proteins:
- the LOC105036510 gene encoding LOB domain-containing protein 1, whose product MDSSETTTTTIHHQYSSSSSPSSSPTSSPPSLPPTPPSAVLSPCAACKILRRRCVEKCVLAPYFPPTEPLKFTTAHRVFGASNIIKSLQDLPESQRADAVSSMVYEANARIRDPVYGCAGAICQLQKQVSELQAQLARAQAELVNMQAQHAHLIALVCMEMAQSQQQHIPSSSQPIDTLAAGPYVDSFYIDAGSSQGSIWEEPLWT is encoded by the exons ATGGACTCGAGTgaaaccaccaccaccaccatccaCCACCAgtactcctcctcttcctctccttcctcttctccaacctcctctcctccctccctccctcccactCCTCCTTCAGCTGTGCTTAGCCCTTGCGCCGCCTGCAAGATCCTACGCCGGAGGTGCGTCGAAAAATGCGTGCTCGCCCCCTATTTCCCTCCCACCGAACCCCTCAAGTTCACCACGGCGCATCGCGTGTTCGGTGCCAGCAACATCATCAAGTCCTTGCAG GATCTACCGGAGAGCCAGAGGGCTGATGCAGTTAGCAGCATGGTGTACGAGGCGAACGCGAGGATCCGAGACCCGGTGTATGGTTGTGCAGGGGCCATCTGCCAGCTCCAGAAGCAAGTGAGCGAGCTCCAGGCTCAGCTGGCCCGAGCCCAAGCCGAGCTCGTCAACATGCAAGCCCAGCACGCACACCTGATTGCCCTCGTCTGCATGGAGATGGCTCAATCCCAGCAGCAACACATCCCTTCTTCTTCACAGCCCATCGACACCCTCGCCGCCGGTCCTTATGTCGATTCGTTCTACATCGACGCAGGCAGCAGCCAGGGATCGATATGGGAAGAACCCCTGTGGACATGA
- the LOC140853743 gene encoding tetraspanin-3-like, with product MLRGSTGIIGVVNFITFLVSIPILGGGIWLSARANNTDCLRFLQWPIIIIGVTIMVISLMGFAGACYRISWLLRLYLFAMFFVIAALLGFIVFAFAVTDRGHGQVIMNREFLEYQLSDYSGWLKDRVSEPGYWSKISACLRDAGACKGMARYVRDPTTGMLVPEPANRFYGRHLSPIQSGCCKPPTSCGFTYVNETLWTAGGVTAVPDPDCGRWSNNQQQLCYECGSCKAGVLASIRHSWRKASVINIVVLIILVIVYIIACAAFRNSKRIDNDEPFGVNRMTKARPSRLHF from the exons ATGTTGAGGGGGAGCACAGGGATCATTGGAGTGGTGAACTTTATAACGTTTCTGGTGTCGATTCCGATACTGGGAGGGGGGATATGGCTGAGTGCCCGGGCCAACAACACGGACTGCCTCCGCTTCCTCCAATGGCCTATCATCATCATAGGGGTGACCATCATGGTCATCTCCCTCATGGGCTTCGCAGGCGCCTGCTATCGCATCTCCTGGCTCCTCCGTCTCTACCTCTTCGCCATGTTCTTCGTCATCGCCGCCCTCCTGGGGTTCATCGTCTTCGCCTTCGCCGTCACCGACCGCGGCCACGGCCAGGTCATCATGAACCGCGAGTTCCTCGAGTACCAGCTCTCGGACTACTCCGGGTGGCTCAAGGACCGCGTCTCCGAGCCCGGCTACTGGAGCAAGATCAGCGCCTGCCTCCGCGACGCCGGCGCCTGCAAGGGGATGGCAAGGTATGTCCGTGACCCCACCACCGGGATGCTGGTGCCGGAGCCCGCCAACAGGTTCTACGGGCGCCATCTCTCCCCTATCCAG TCTGGGTGTTGCAAGCCGCCCACATCATGCGGCTTCACTTATGTGAATGAGACTCTGTGGACTGCTGGAGGAGTGACAGCGGTGCCTGATCCTGATTGCGGCAGGTGGAGCAACAACCAGCAGCAGCTGTGCTACGAGTGCGGCTCTTGCAAGGCCGGGGTTCTTGCAAGCATCAGGCATAGCTGGAGGAAGGCCTCTGTGATCAACATTGTGGTGCTGATTATTCTTGTGATTGTATACATCATCGCATGTGCTGCATTCCGGAACAGCAAGAGGATAGACAACGATGAGCCGTTCGGAGTGAACAGGATGACTAAAGCAAGGCCTAGCAGGCTCCACTTTTAA
- the LOC140853832 gene encoding salt stress-induced hydrophobic peptide ESI3-like, which translates to MGSETFLEVLLAILLPPVGVFLRYGCGVEFWIDLLLTILGYIPGIIYAIYVLVG; encoded by the exons ATGGGATCCGAGACGTTCCTTGAAGTATTACTGGCCATACTGTTGCCACCCGTGGGAGTCTTCCTTCGTTATGGATGTGGT GTGGAGTTTTGGATTGACCTTTTGCTGACCATATTGGGGTATATACCGGGTATTATATATGCCATATATGTGTTGGTAGGATAG